One segment of Lytechinus pictus isolate F3 Inbred chromosome 13, Lp3.0, whole genome shotgun sequence DNA contains the following:
- the LOC129274707 gene encoding tRNA N(3)-methylcytidine methyltransferase METTL6-like has translation MMENEKDGGAWVATNYPRELTENEKQRLAEDQTCVSDFKQNKLEIEAKKNWDLFYKRNSTNFFKDRHWTTREFEELMSEGEEGKQKSLLEVGCGVGNTVYPLLDASPDIFIHCCDFSPRAVQFVKEHSLFNPARINAFQCDVTCDDLTNHIAASSVDMATMFFVLSAIHPDKMLQSIENIHRVICPGGLVLFRDYGLYDHAMLRFSKGHKLSENFYVRQDGTRAYYFSTDLLSDLFLKAGFDVVINEYVHRETVNKKEGLSVPRVFVQSKFVKRTREDS, from the exons AtgatggaaaatgaaaaagatggaGGTGCATGGGTAGCTACAAACTACCCAAGAGAACTCACAgaaaatgagaaacaaaggCTTGCTGAAGACCAAACTTGTGTCTCAGATTTCAAGCAGAATAAGCTGGAGATAGAGGCCAAAAAGAACTGGGATCTCTTCTACAAGAGGAACTCTACAAATTTCTTCAAGGATAGACACTGGACAACCAGAGAGTTTGAGGAATTGATGTCAGAGGGTGAA gaaggaaaacaaaaatcactATTAGAAGTTGGATGTGGTGTTGGCAACACAGTTTACCCTCTCCTAGATGCTAGTCCAGATATCTTCATCCACTGCTGTGATTTCTCTCCAAGAGCTGTGCAGTTTGTTAAG GAGCACTCATTGTTCAACCCAGCTCGTATCAATGCATTCCAGTGTGACGTCACATGTGATGATCTGACCAATCACATAGCTGCATCCAGTGTTGACATGGCAACCATGTTCTTTGTTCTCTCAGCGATCCATCCAGATAAAATGCTACAGTCAATAGAAAATATACACAGG GTGATATGTCCTGGTGGGTTGGTGTTGTTCAGAGACTACGGACTCTATGACCATGCCATGCTTAGGTTCAGCAAGGGACACAAACTCAGTGAAAACTTCTATGTGAGGCAGGATGGGACGAGAGCATACTACTTTTCTACAG ATTTGCTGTCAGATCTTTTCCTCAAGGCTGGTTTTGATGTGGTCATCAACGAGTATGTCCACAGAGAGACGGTCAACAAGAAAGAAGGACTCTCTGTACCCAGGGTATTTGTCCAGAGTAAATTTGTGAAGAGAACCAGAGAGGATTCATGA